GCCGAGGAGGAGCTCGTCGAGAGCTCGGGCAGGGCCGCCCTTCGCGCACTCGTCGAGGGCCGCCTCCTGCACACGCGCACCACGGGCGGCCAGGCGCGCTGTGAGATCGCCCACGACTCGCTCATCGAGAGCTGGGGGACGCTGCGGGGCTGGCTCGACGACGACACCGGCCATCGCGCGGTGCGCAAGCGGCTCGAGACGGCGAGCGCCGAGTGGGAGCGCCTGCTGCGTGCCCGGGAGGCCCTCTGGGGGGAGCGTCAGCTCGACGAGGCGCGTCCGCTCGAGCCCTCCTCGCTGGGTCCGCGTGAGCGGGCCTTCCTCCTCGCCTCCCGCCGCGCCGTGGCTCGCCAGCGGTGGGGCCGCTGGCTCGTCGTGCTCGTCCTGGCCGTCACCGTCGCCGTCTCCTATGGCGGGCTCCGCCTGCAGCAGTACCTCGAGGACGCGCGCTTCGTGGCCGCCCAGGCCGGCTCGGCGCGGGAGGCGCTCGACCTGGGCCGTGAGCTCGCCCAGCGGGCCAGCGTGCGCCGGAAGGAGGCGCTGGAGCTGTTCGACGGCCGGCCTTCCGCGTCCATCGGCCCGGGGACCCTGCCGAGCCCTCATGACCGCAGGAAGGCCGCCGAGCGGCGATGGACCGAGGCGCTCACCCTGAGAGAGCAGGCCAACGCGGAGTATGCCCGCGCGAACCAGCTCCTGGAGAAGGCGCTCGATCGCGACCGCGGCCACGTGGAGACGCGCCGGCTCATCGCGGAGGTCACCTATGCCCGCTTCCTCCTCGCCGAGCGCTTCCACCAGCGGCACGAGCGCGACGCCTGGGCCCAGCATCTGGAGCAGGTGACCGGCACCTCGAAGGAGGGAGCGCAGTGGTGGCAACGGCTCCATGCCCCGGCCGAGGTCGAGCTGGTGACGGAGCCTCCCGGCGCGCGTGTCGAGCTCGAGCGCTACATCGATCTCCACGGGACGCGGCACCGCCAGCCCGTCGTGAACGTGAACCGCCTGGGGCCCACCCCCATCTCCCGGCTGCGCCTGCCCGAGGGCTCCTATCTCCTCCACTTCACCTACCCGGGCCGCGTGCCGGTGAAGCTGCCGTTGCTCCTCACGCATGGCGCCCGCGAGCAGATCCGCCTCGCGCTCCCCAGCGCGGTGCCCGCCGGTTATGTCTACATCCCGCCGGGCTGCTTCCTGCTGGGCAGCGCGGATCCGGAGGAGGTGCGGCTCTTCATGCTCAGCTCGCCGCTCCACCAGGTGTGTCTCAACGAGGGCTTCCTGATCGGCAAGCGGGAGGTGACGTTCGGCGACTGGCTGGCCTACCTCGACACCCTGCCCATGGATGCGCCCGCCAGACGGCTGCTCGAGCAGCCGCGCTTCAGCACCACCGGGGCCGTCACGCTGCGGTGGCAACCCGGCAGCGGGTGGAGCTTCTCCTTCTACCGTTCGCGCGAGGACGTCTTCTCGGCGAAGGAGGGGGAGACGTTCCGCTATCCGGCGCGCACCCTGCGCAACACCGCCGACTGGCGCCAGTTTCCCCTGTCCGGCGTCTCCTCCGAGGACCTGGTCCAGTACTTCTTCTGGCTCAACGACTCGGGGCGTCTGCCGGGGGCGCGGCTGTGCAACCAGAACGAGTGGGAGTACGCCGCGCGTGGCGCCGATGGCCGCCGCTACCCTCATGGCGATCAGCTGCAGTCCGACGACGCCAACATCGATGAGACCTATGGCCGGCTGCCCACGGCCTTCGGGCCGGACATGGTGGGCTCCCACCCGGCGTCGGTGAGCCCCTTCGGGTTGGAGGACATGGCCGGCAACGCCTTCGAGCTCACCCGCTCGCCCACCGGGGAGTTCGGGCGCGTCGTCCTCCGGGGAGGCGCCTGGTACTACAACTCCTTCGGCGCGCATGTCGCGAACATCTCCGAGGGAGATCCCACGGCGCGGGATGCCTCGATCGGCGTGCGCGTCTGTGCCTCGTTCTCTCCGTGAGCCGGGGGGAGAGGGGGGAGCCCTATTGCTCCGGCGTCCGCGGCGGGGTGGGCGTGATGGCGCGCAGGGGGGCGGCGCTTCCTAGGGCGATGAAGGGGGCCCAGTCGTGGGGATGGGGCCGGGACTTGCGCAGCGCGCGCATGGCCTCGTGCAGGGCGGCGGCGCGGCCCTGGCCAGCCAGGAGGTTGCGGTAATAGCGCTCCATGAGGAGCCGGGTGGAGTCGTCGTCGACCGTCCACAGGCTCATGACCACGGTCTCGGCTCCGGCCACCACGAGGGCGCGGCGCAGGCCATGGACGCCCTGGCCCGGTTGGACAGCACCGCGCCCGGTGTCACAGGCGGAGAGGACGACGAGCTGGGTGCCCCACAGGTCGAGCCCGGCCAGCTCCAGCGCCGTGACGAGGGCGGCTTCGGGTGGGTGCCCGGAAGGCGTGGAGGCGTCAGGCACCGGGGCGCCGGCTCCCGCGAGCGCGAGGCCGGAGCGCAGCAGCGGCTCCTGGGGGCCTGGTGCCTGGGGGTTGTCGCCGAGCGCCCCGAAGTGGCCCACGGCGCGCGAGCCCGGAGTGGGGAGCGGGCCGTCTCCCAGGAAGAAGCCGTGGGTGGCCAGGTGGAGGATGCCCGGGGTGGGCAGGGAGAGCAGCCGCTCCTTGGTGGCCTCGGCGCCGAGGAAGAGCCGGGCCTGGGGCAGCAGGTGCTGAATGCCCTCCGCCTCCTGGCGCGTGCCCGGCAGTGGCACCCACGAGCCCATGGCGAGCTTCGCGCGCGGGGTGGAGAAGAAGGGCCCGAGGGAGCCGGAGGGTGAGGGAGCGGTTCGCGGTGAGGCCGCGAAGTCCGGGTCGGCGAGGACGAAGACGGAGGAGGAGGGGAGCGTCTCCTGGGGACGCGGCAGCAGCTCCCGTCCGGAGGTGACATAGCTGATGTCGAAGGAGTCGAGGAGGAAGCGGCGGCCGTCGTGGAGCGCGGCGAAGGAGACGAGGCCCAGCTGCCCATCGGGAGACAAGAGGAGGCGGCGGGTTTTTCCCAGCACGGGCAGCAGGGGCTGGAAGGCGAGCCGGTAGAGGGCGTGGGCGGAGCTCTGCACTCGCGCGTCACGGCGGGCGAGTGCCTCGCGCAGGCGCGTGGCGGCGAGGTCGATGGGCGCGGCGGGGCCCAGGTCCACGACGTGGGTGGAGGCCTCGGGGAAGAGCACCAGCGCGAGGTAGCGGAGCTGGCCAGGACGCTTCACGCGTGACGTACCGGGTTGGGGGACGAGGGGGCTGTCCTGGTAGGCGATGAGCTCGACGAGGGCGCCGTCCTGGGGGAGGGCGGCGGCGACCCGGTCGACGACCTCGGCGGGGGAGGGCAGGGCGGTGAGCGCGCGCAGGGGGGCGGAGCGTCTGGCGAGGTCCGCTTCGAGGGCATCGCCCTCGGTGGCCAGCGTCTCGAGCCTCTGGGGGTGCTTCGCCGGGGTGGGCGAGCCGGGGCCCGCCAGTGAGAGCGTGGCCTGCCGGGTGCGCAGGCTCCGCAGCCGCTCGAAGGTGTCGCGATCCTCGGCGCCCAGGTTCCGGTAGAGGGTGCGGGAGATGCTGGCCGTCTCCTCGACGGAGCGGCCCTTGCGCAGGAGCACGGCGGCGAGGGCCAGCCGCCGCACCCGGGTGTCACCCGGGTGTGCGCGCAACAGGGCGTAGAGGGCCTGCTCATCCGTGCGCAGGAACAGGAGGAAGCTGGAGAGGCGCGATTCGGAGAAGCCGAGTGCCTCCTGGCGCAGGCGCTGCTCGGAGATGGCGAAGGAGCGGGTGAAGAGCGGCAGGGCCTCGGCGAGGCGATGCCGGGCCAGGCGGATCCGGGCGAGGTGGTGGAGCGTCTGGGCGACCCAGGGGTGGTTGCCGCCATGGGCCTCCTCCAGGATGGCGAGGGCGCGCTGGAAGAGGGGCTCGGCCCGGCTGTACGCGCCTTGCTCCAGGTAGAGCTCGGCGAGGGCACCGAGCGTCAGGGCGATGTCGGGGTAGTTGTGGCTGGGAAAGGCCTCCTGGAGGGCGAGCGCGCGTTGAAGCAGGGGCTCGGCCCGGTCATACAACCCCTGGTCCACGTAGAGGCGGGCGAGGCTGTTGAGCGGGATGGCGACGTCGGGATAACCCTTGCCGTGGGCGCTCTCCATCATGTCGAGCGCGCGTTGGAAGAGGGGCTCGGCCCGGCCGTACAACCCCTGCGCCTGGTAGATGCGGGCGAGGCTGTGGAGCGAGGAGGCGACGTCGGGGTGTTGGGGGCCGAGGGCCGCCTCCTGGAGGGCGAGCGCGCGGTGAAGCAGGGGCTCGGCCCGGTCGTACAACCCCTGATCCGCGTGGAGGCGGGCGAGTTTGATGAGCGAAGAGGCGAGGAGGGGATGGTCGTGGCCGAGGGCCGCCTCCTGGAGGGCGAACGCGCGTTGGAGGAGGGGCTCGGCCCGGCCGTACAACCCCTGCTGTGTATAGAGGAAGGCGAGGGCGCTGAGCACCCGGGCGACATCGGGGCGGTGTTCGCCGAGGGCCGCCTCCTGGAGGGTGAGCGCGCGTTGAAGCAGTGACTCGGCCCGGTCGTACAACCCCTGGTACAGGTAGAGCGAGGCGAAGGTGCCGAGCGTTTGAGCGACATCGGGGTGGTGTTCGCCGAGGGCCGCCTCCTGGAGGGCGAGCGCGCGCTGGTAGAGGGGCTCGGCCCGGCCGTACAACCCCTGCTCCTGGTAGAGAAAAGCGAGGGCGCTGAGCGCCTGGGCGACGTGCGGGTGCGTGTCTCCGAAGGCCGCCTCCTGGATGGAGAGGGCGCGCTGGTAGAGGGCCTCTGCCTGGCCGTACGAGCCCCGGGACATGGAGAGGAAGGCGAGGGCGTTGAGCGCCTGGACGATGCCGGGGTGTTGGGGGCCGAGGGCTGCTTCCCGGATGGCGAGCGCGCGTTGAAGCAGCGGCTCGGCCCGGGTCAGCTCCCAGCGCCGCTGATAGAGCTCCCCCACTAGGGTCAGACAGCTCGCGACGTCAGGATGCGTGCCCCCGAGCGCGGCCTCCCTCAACGCGAGCGCATGCTCGGCTCGTAGGAGGGCCTCGGAATATCCGCCCGCGGCTTTGAGCTTCGTGGCCTCGTCGACTGCGGCCTGGGCCTCCAGCAGCCGGGCATCCCGCTGTTCCTCACCAGCGCTCGCTCCCGCCGCACAGCAGAGGAGCACCACCGTCGCCCATCCAAATACCTGACGCATCTCTTCTCCTCGAAAGAGCCGTCAAGTGAGCCTGCCCCCGCTGCGCGGGCAGGAGCAAGGCACGCGGGGTGCCCCCTTCAGGTTCTGGTTTAAGTCGGTTGACTTCATCAGTCATCCGACTTAATTCTCTTCGCGTGGGCTCGAGGACGGGCCATTCCCCCCCGGAGGTCATGAGTCATGATGAATGCCGAAGACCGCGCGCAGGTCCTGGATGAGCCGTTCCGCGCTCCCCCCGCGCAGCCGCCGCTCGATCCCAAACTGGTCCTGCCCGAGAACGCCTCGCTGTTCACCCGCTTGCGCGTGGCGACCCGGCTCCTGAAGGTGATCCCGGGCAACGAGGGCAATCCCGACTATGGGCAGACGCTCAACATCTGCCTGGACCTCAACGTCTATGCCACGCTCGTGCAGCGGCTCCAGCGCAGCGAGGACGGGCGCCGCATGCTGACCGAGCGCCCTTCCCTGGAAGCGAAGGATCTGGATCTGGCCGCGCTCGAGCGCCTGCCGGAGGGCACGCTCGGCCATGCGTACGCGCGCTACTACCGCGACAACACGATCTCGCCCTTCGAGACGACGCTGAAGATCAAGAACGACATCGACTACATCGGCAAGCGCTACCGCGAGACGCACGACGTGTTGCACCTGCTGACGGGCTACGGCACGGACGTGGTGGGCGAGATGGAGTTGCAGGCGTACGTCCTGGGAAATCTGGGGATCCACACCGCGAAGCTCATCGTGGCGTTCGGCACGTTGGGACAACTCAAGCAGCCGCGGTCCGGCGTCGCGCGCTCCGAGTACCTGCGGCGGGTGTGGGCCGCGTACCACCGGGGCCGTGCGTCCAGGCTGTTCCTCGACTTCTGGTTCGAGGAGCATTGGGAGGCGCCCGTGAGCGAGCTGCGCGCGCGGCTGTGCGCCCCCGTGGAGCCACTGCATTGAGCTCGGGCAAGTCCGACCGGAGCAGCGAGACGCGCGAGCTGCTCCTCGTCACCGCGGAGCGGTTGTTCGCGGAGCACGGGGTGGAGGCGGTCTCCAACCGCCAGGTGAGCGAGGCGGCGGGCCAGTCGAACAACTTCGCGGTGGGCTATCACTTCGGCACCAAGGAGGACCTCGTGCTGGCCATCGTGCGCCGGCACTACGAGTCGATCGAGCGGCGGCGGATCGAGATGCTCGCGGAGATCAAGGGCTCGCCGGATCTGCGAGACTGGATGTCCTGCCTGGTGCGGCCCAACGTCGAGCACCTCGCCTCGCTGGGCAGCCCCTCCTGGTACGCGCGGTTCATCGCTCAGATCATGACCCATCCCTCCTTGCGGAAGCTCGTGAGCAACGAGGCGGCCTCCTCGCGCTCGATGCAGGAGACCATCGAGGGGGTGTTCCGGCTGCTCCCGCGTGTCCCCGAGGACGTGAGGCTGGAGCGTGGCGACATGAGCCGGTTGTTGATCGTTCACATGTGCGCCGAGCGGGAACGCGCGCTGCACGCGGGCACCGCGACGCCCCGCTCGACGTGGGAGTCCACCGCGGCCGGGCTGGTCGACGCGCTCGTCGGATTGTGGCTGGCCCCCGTCACCGCCCGCCGGTGACCTCACTGCTGGAGGAGTGTCGTGGCAATGGAAGAGCGCATCGTCATCGTGGGCGCCGGCCAGGCCGGTGGTGAGCTGGCCTCCGGCTTGCGGAAGCAGGGCTACAAGGGGCGCGTCCTCCTGCTGGGAGACGAGGCGCATCCGCCCTACCAGCGGCCTCCGCTTTCGAAGGGATTCCTGCAGGGAAAGGTGGCGCTGAGCGACCTCTACCTCAAGCCGCTGGCGACCTATGAGCGCTTCGAGATCGAGCTGAAGACAGGCACGCGCGTCGAGGCCATTCACCGCTCCACGCGGGAAGTCGCACTCGGGGATGGGAGCCGGCTCGGCTACGACAAGCTCGTGCTGGCCACGGGAGGCCGGGCGCGTCCCTTGAGTCTTCCCGGGCTGGAGGGTGCCCGGCTCGAGAACCTGTTCTCCCTGCGCTCCATCTCCGACGTCGAGGCGATGCGCGGGCGGTTCGTCCCCGGCAACACGCTTGTCATCATCGGTGGCGGCTACGTGGGGCTCGAGGTCGCGGCCGTGGCCGTGCAGCTCGGGCTGCGGGTGACGCTGCTGGAGGCGGCGCCGCGCCTGCTCTCCCGGGTGACGGGACCGGAGGTGTCCTCGTTCATCGAGAAGCTCCACCGAGAGCGGGGCGTGGAGTTCCGGCTCTCCTGCGAGGTGCGGGGCCTGGAGCTCGACGAGGCGCGGCGCCAGGTGCGCGGGGTGAGCCTCGCGTGTGACGGCGTGCCGGAGCGGCTCGAGGCGGACCTGGTGCTGGTGGGAATCGGCCTCGTCCCCAACACGGAGCTGGCCTCCGCGGCGGGCCTGTCCGTGGACAATGGCATCGTCGTGGACGAGTACGCCTGTACGGCCGATCCGGACATCCTCGCCATCGGGGACTGCGCCAATCAGCCCAGCGCCTACACGGGCGGACGCATCCGGCTCGAGTCCGTGCCCAATGCCATCGAGCATGCACGCGTCGCGGTGGCCACCTTGATGGGCAAGCGGGAGCCCTCCGCCGCCATTCCCTGGTTCTGGTCGGACCAGTACGGCTTGAAGTTGCAGATGGTGGGGCTCTCCACCGGCTACCAGCAGTGCGTCACGCGGGGCCCCGCCGAGGGCAAGGAGTTCTCGGCCTTCTACCTCAAGGACAGACGGGTCATCGCCGCGGATGTGATTGGCCGGCCCGCGGAGTTCATGGCCGCGAAGCGGCTGGTGTCGAGCCGCGTGGAGGTGGACGCCTCCCGCCTGGGCGACGTGGCCGTCCCGCTCAACAGCCTCGCCGCCTGAAGACAGTTACTACACGGAAGGAATCCAACATGGCGAAGATCACTTTCATCGAGGCGGATGGGAAGGAGCACCAGGTCGAGGCGCAGGAGGGCCAGTCCGTCATGCAGGCGGCGATGGACAACCTCGTGCCGGGAATCGTCGCCGAGTGCGGCGGCTTCGCCAGCTGCGCGACCTGCCACGGCTATGTCGAGGAGGCCTGGCTGACGAAGGTTCCCGCTCCCGATGCGGCGGAGGAGGGGATGATCTCGTGCGCCTACCACGTGCGGCCCAACAGCCGGCTGACCTGTCAGATCAAGGTGTCGCCCGCGCTGGATGGGCTGGTGGTCCGTCTTCCCGCCTCGCAGACGAGCGAGTGAGGACCGGACAGGTCCCCACGCTTCTATTTCCCACCCTCAGCGAGTTCGAACATGAGCCCATTCAGCGGACAGAAGTTGGACAAGCTTCCCGCGCACGTCCCGCCGGAGCTGGTCTACGAGTACGACAATGCCAGGGATCCGCGGATGCTGGAGGACCCGCACGCCCGGATGCGTTCCCTCATCCTCGAGGCTCCGCCCATCTTCTTCTCCCCGTGTAATGGGGGCATGTGGTTCGTGACCCGGAAGAAGGCCATCGTGGACATCACGATGAACCCGGAGGTCTATAGCAACAGCTTCTTCGAGGCCGCGGCGGCACATGCGGGGGAGCACGCGGGGGAGCGTCAAGACGCGCAGCCGGGTTTCAGGATGCTGCCCATCTCGGAGGATCCGCCGCGGCACACGGCGTACCGGGCGCCGCTCAACCAGCCGCTGGCGGCCAAGACCGTTTCCGGACTCGAGACGGCGATCCGGACCATGACGAACGAGCTCATCGACAAGGTGCTCGCCGCGGGGCGCTGCGACTTCTTCTCGGAGATCGCCGAGCCGCTGCCCGTCACGTTGTTCATGAAGCTGGCCGGCATGCCGACCGATCGCCTGGCGGAGTTCCGTGACCTGGCTACACAGGCGACGTCCGCCACGGTGGATGCCGCCACCCGCGCGGTGACCTTCAAGCGCATCGCGGGGATCCTGGCGGAGGTCATCAAGGCCCGGCAGGAGAAGCGCGAGGATGATCTGATCAGCAAGCTGCTCGACGCGAACATCCACGGCCGCAACCCCACGTTCGAGGAGATGTTGGGCTACAGCGTCACCCTGTTCCTCGGGGGGCTGGAGACCGTGGTGAACGCCTTGAGCTTTGGCGTCCGGCACGTGGCGCGAGATCAGGAGTTGCAGGCGAAGCTCCGGGCCGATCCCAGCCTCATTCCCGGAGCCATCGAGGAGCTGTTGCGGCTCTATGGCATCGCGTCCACGCCCCGGCGGGTGATGCGCGACGAGGTCTGCCATGGCGTCCAGTTCAAGAAGGACGACATGGTGTTGCTGCTCCTGCCCGCGGCCAATTACGATGACGCGGCCTTCCCCAACCCCGAGCAGTTCATCCTGGGCCGGAAGGAGCAGCACCAGACGTTCAACACGGGGCCGCACCGGTGCGTCGGGCTGCATCTGGCCCGACTGGAGATGAAGGTGTTCTACGAGGAGTGGTTGAAGCGCGTCCCGCCGTTCCGGTTGGATCCCCAGGCGCCGCCGCGGTTCATGGGTGGCTTCAACCTGGCGGTCACGAGCCTGCCGCTGGTCTGGGGCTAGCCAGCACATGCGCCCACCCGACGAGCCACGCGTCACCCGCTTCTGGCCGTTCATGTTCGCCCTGTTCGTCGGGTCGTTCATGTCCGTGCTGAGCTCCAGCACCATCACGATCGCCCTTCCCGAGCTGCAGCGGCATTTCGGTGCCGAGCTCTCCCTGCTGCAGTGGACGCTGACGGGCTTCATGCTCGCCATGGGGACGAGCGCGCCGCTCACCGGCTATCTGGGCGGGCGCTTCAGTTTCAAATGGGTGTACGTGGCCAGCCTGGTGGGCTTCATCCTGACGTCCGTGCTGTGTGGGGTGGCCTGGGATACGCGCTCGCTCGTGGCCTTCCGGTTCCTGCAGGGCGCGTTCTGCGGCGCCATCATGCCGGTGACGATGACGCTCATCTACCAGCTCGTTCCACGGGAAAAGCAGGCGCTGGCCGCCAGTCTCTGGAGCCTGTCGTCGAGTCTCGCTCCCGCGTTCGGGCCGACCTTCGCGGGCTGGTTGATCACCCTGGGCAACTGGCGCTGGTTGTTCTTCTTCAACGTTCCGCTCGGCCTCATCGCCGTGGGCCTGGCCGTGCGGACCATTCCCTTCTATCGCCTGCAGGCCCCCAAGGCGTTCGATCTCCCCGGCCTGCTCACCGTCATCACCGGCACCCTGTCGCTGCTGATCGCCCTGAGCCAGGGGAGGGCGTGGGGGTGGACCGATGGGAAGACCGTGTCCCTGTTGCTGCTCGGGACGCTGTCATTGATTGCCTTCGTCACCCGGGAGTTGAGGACGAGCGCTCCGCTGCTCGACCTGCGGGTGCTCACGAACGGCCGCTATGTGGTGACGCTGCTCATCTCGAGCATCATCACCATCAGCCTGTATTCGGGCGCGTTCCTCGTGCCGCTGTTCCTGCAGAAGATCCAGGGCGTGTCGCCGCTGGAGACCGGGTTGATCCTCCTCCCGGCCTCCCTGGCCATGGCGCTCCTGATGCCC
The sequence above is drawn from the Archangium gephyra genome and encodes:
- a CDS encoding Coq4 family protein, translated to MMNAEDRAQVLDEPFRAPPAQPPLDPKLVLPENASLFTRLRVATRLLKVIPGNEGNPDYGQTLNICLDLNVYATLVQRLQRSEDGRRMLTERPSLEAKDLDLAALERLPEGTLGHAYARYYRDNTISPFETTLKIKNDIDYIGKRYRETHDVLHLLTGYGTDVVGEMELQAYVLGNLGIHTAKLIVAFGTLGQLKQPRSGVARSEYLRRVWAAYHRGRASRLFLDFWFEEHWEAPVSELRARLCAPVEPLH
- a CDS encoding DHA2 family efflux MFS transporter permease subunit; the encoded protein is MRPPDEPRVTRFWPFMFALFVGSFMSVLSSSTITIALPELQRHFGAELSLLQWTLTGFMLAMGTSAPLTGYLGGRFSFKWVYVASLVGFILTSVLCGVAWDTRSLVAFRFLQGAFCGAIMPVTMTLIYQLVPREKQALAASLWSLSSSLAPAFGPTFAGWLITLGNWRWLFFFNVPLGLIAVGLAVRTIPFYRLQAPKAFDLPGLLTVITGTLSLLIALSQGRAWGWTDGKTVSLLLLGTLSLIAFVTRELRTSAPLLDLRVLTNGRYVVTLLISSIITISLYSGAFLVPLFLQKIQGVSPLETGLILLPASLAMALLMPVVGRLYGPIGPSTLMTVGVLMIAGGTYALSRLTPEVPHAYMVVWMVVRNVGIALSMMPASNAGMEQISRELSGHASSISNWLRNVFGAFSIAIFTSLLSTFTTREAEALVRQGMTERRNIELFSFVEGINDVYLVATVVALVAVPLSLGIRKKPVELQAAVQAR
- a CDS encoding TetR/AcrR family transcriptional regulator: MSSGKSDRSSETRELLLVTAERLFAEHGVEAVSNRQVSEAAGQSNNFAVGYHFGTKEDLVLAIVRRHYESIERRRIEMLAEIKGSPDLRDWMSCLVRPNVEHLASLGSPSWYARFIAQIMTHPSLRKLVSNEAASSRSMQETIEGVFRLLPRVPEDVRLERGDMSRLLIVHMCAERERALHAGTATPRSTWESTAAGLVDALVGLWLAPVTARR
- a CDS encoding cytochrome P450, which encodes MSPFSGQKLDKLPAHVPPELVYEYDNARDPRMLEDPHARMRSLILEAPPIFFSPCNGGMWFVTRKKAIVDITMNPEVYSNSFFEAAAAHAGEHAGERQDAQPGFRMLPISEDPPRHTAYRAPLNQPLAAKTVSGLETAIRTMTNELIDKVLAAGRCDFFSEIAEPLPVTLFMKLAGMPTDRLAEFRDLATQATSATVDAATRAVTFKRIAGILAEVIKARQEKREDDLISKLLDANIHGRNPTFEEMLGYSVTLFLGGLETVVNALSFGVRHVARDQELQAKLRADPSLIPGAIEELLRLYGIASTPRRVMRDEVCHGVQFKKDDMVLLLLPAANYDDAAFPNPEQFILGRKEQHQTFNTGPHRCVGLHLARLEMKVFYEEWLKRVPPFRLDPQAPPRFMGGFNLAVTSLPLVWG
- a CDS encoding NAD(P)/FAD-dependent oxidoreductase — encoded protein: MEERIVIVGAGQAGGELASGLRKQGYKGRVLLLGDEAHPPYQRPPLSKGFLQGKVALSDLYLKPLATYERFEIELKTGTRVEAIHRSTREVALGDGSRLGYDKLVLATGGRARPLSLPGLEGARLENLFSLRSISDVEAMRGRFVPGNTLVIIGGGYVGLEVAAVAVQLGLRVTLLEAAPRLLSRVTGPEVSSFIEKLHRERGVEFRLSCEVRGLELDEARRQVRGVSLACDGVPERLEADLVLVGIGLVPNTELASAAGLSVDNGIVVDEYACTADPDILAIGDCANQPSAYTGGRIRLESVPNAIEHARVAVATLMGKREPSAAIPWFWSDQYGLKLQMVGLSTGYQQCVTRGPAEGKEFSAFYLKDRRVIAADVIGRPAEFMAAKRLVSSRVEVDASRLGDVAVPLNSLAA
- a CDS encoding 2Fe-2S iron-sulfur cluster-binding protein, which codes for MAKITFIEADGKEHQVEAQEGQSVMQAAMDNLVPGIVAECGGFASCATCHGYVEEAWLTKVPAPDAAEEGMISCAYHVRPNSRLTCQIKVSPALDGLVVRLPASQTSE
- a CDS encoding CHAT domain-containing tetratricopeptide repeat protein, with translation MRQVFGWATVVLLCCAAGASAGEEQRDARLLEAQAAVDEATKLKAAGGYSEALLRAEHALALREAALGGTHPDVASCLTLVGELYQRRWELTRAEPLLQRALAIREAALGPQHPGIVQALNALAFLSMSRGSYGQAEALYQRALSIQEAAFGDTHPHVAQALSALAFLYQEQGLYGRAEPLYQRALALQEAALGEHHPDVAQTLGTFASLYLYQGLYDRAESLLQRALTLQEAALGEHRPDVARVLSALAFLYTQQGLYGRAEPLLQRAFALQEAALGHDHPLLASSLIKLARLHADQGLYDRAEPLLHRALALQEAALGPQHPDVASSLHSLARIYQAQGLYGRAEPLFQRALDMMESAHGKGYPDVAIPLNSLARLYVDQGLYDRAEPLLQRALALQEAFPSHNYPDIALTLGALAELYLEQGAYSRAEPLFQRALAILEEAHGGNHPWVAQTLHHLARIRLARHRLAEALPLFTRSFAISEQRLRQEALGFSESRLSSFLLFLRTDEQALYALLRAHPGDTRVRRLALAAVLLRKGRSVEETASISRTLYRNLGAEDRDTFERLRSLRTRQATLSLAGPGSPTPAKHPQRLETLATEGDALEADLARRSAPLRALTALPSPAEVVDRVAAALPQDGALVELIAYQDSPLVPQPGTSRVKRPGQLRYLALVLFPEASTHVVDLGPAAPIDLAATRLREALARRDARVQSSAHALYRLAFQPLLPVLGKTRRLLLSPDGQLGLVSFAALHDGRRFLLDSFDISYVTSGRELLPRPQETLPSSSVFVLADPDFAASPRTAPSPSGSLGPFFSTPRAKLAMGSWVPLPGTRQEAEGIQHLLPQARLFLGAEATKERLLSLPTPGILHLATHGFFLGDGPLPTPGSRAVGHFGALGDNPQAPGPQEPLLRSGLALAGAGAPVPDASTPSGHPPEAALVTALELAGLDLWGTQLVVLSACDTGRGAVQPGQGVHGLRRALVVAGAETVVMSLWTVDDDSTRLLMERYYRNLLAGQGRAAALHEAMRALRKSRPHPHDWAPFIALGSAAPLRAITPTPPRTPEQ